One part of the Brevundimonas subvibrioides ATCC 15264 genome encodes these proteins:
- the ppk2 gene encoding polyphosphate kinase 2: MGKKDDYEEALEALQVELVATQAWAIEQGLKVLIVFEGRDAAGKDGAIKRITEYLSPRQTRVVALSKPTERETGQWYFQRYAPHLPAAGEIVLFNRSWYNRAGVEPVMGFCTPAQYEQFLNDAPHFERMLTGAGIVLIKFWLDISRDEQAKRLEERTSDPLKRFKVSALDAEAQKRWSDYSKARDRMLEETGAPHSEWTVVATDDKKAARLNIIRHILHRVCRPGAKVDRPDKDILFPAQKAKGRLQP; encoded by the coding sequence ATGGGCAAGAAAGACGATTACGAGGAGGCGCTGGAAGCCTTGCAGGTCGAACTGGTCGCGACCCAGGCCTGGGCGATCGAGCAGGGGCTGAAGGTGCTGATCGTGTTCGAAGGACGCGACGCGGCGGGCAAGGACGGGGCGATCAAGCGCATCACCGAATACCTGTCGCCGCGACAGACTCGCGTCGTCGCCCTGTCCAAGCCGACCGAGCGCGAGACCGGCCAGTGGTATTTCCAGCGCTATGCCCCTCACCTGCCGGCCGCGGGCGAGATCGTCCTGTTCAACAGGTCCTGGTACAACCGGGCGGGCGTGGAGCCCGTCATGGGATTCTGCACCCCGGCCCAGTACGAGCAGTTCCTGAACGACGCGCCGCATTTCGAACGGATGCTGACCGGGGCGGGCATCGTCCTGATCAAGTTCTGGCTGGACATCAGTCGCGACGAACAGGCCAAGCGACTGGAGGAGCGGACCTCGGATCCCCTGAAGCGGTTCAAGGTCTCGGCCCTGGATGCGGAGGCGCAAAAGCGCTGGAGCGACTACTCCAAGGCCCGCGACCGGATGCTGGAAGAGACCGGCGCGCCCCATTCGGAATGGACGGTCGTGGCCACCGACGACAAGAAGGCGGCGCGGCTGAACATCATCCGCCACATCCTGCATCGCGTCTGCCGCCCGGGCGCCAAGGTCGACCGTCCGGACAAGGACATCCT
- a CDS encoding extensin family protein codes for MKRDFADFWNLMWEAALGLCAAFALLNAFAPPQDLFWKPLDLNRPVGQATAAKVADFTVSPAAAPEEVEGATDACLQTLRDAGVEVRRAEDRDDGGFCQVRGAVTITGGAVTPLKPGGLTMQCPLAVRYVIWDRQVLQPSAQAVYGSRAVAVNNYGTYSCRRIYGSTDVADRPSEHARANALDVASVTLADGRTVSVEADWSGEGPQGAAGSVFLKRLRDGACRVFSTVLTPDYNAAHRDHLHLDGAPRSLCVSGTRIAGSPVG; via the coding sequence ATGAAGCGCGATTTTGCCGATTTCTGGAACCTGATGTGGGAGGCGGCGCTCGGTCTGTGCGCCGCCTTCGCGCTGCTGAACGCTTTCGCGCCGCCGCAGGATCTGTTCTGGAAACCGCTGGATCTGAACCGGCCGGTCGGTCAGGCGACGGCGGCCAAGGTCGCCGACTTCACCGTCTCGCCGGCCGCGGCGCCCGAGGAGGTCGAAGGGGCCACCGACGCCTGTCTGCAAACCCTGCGTGACGCCGGCGTGGAGGTGCGCCGGGCCGAGGATCGCGACGACGGCGGCTTCTGTCAGGTGCGCGGTGCGGTCACGATCACGGGCGGGGCGGTGACGCCCCTGAAGCCCGGCGGCCTGACCATGCAGTGCCCCCTGGCGGTTCGCTATGTGATCTGGGACCGGCAGGTGCTGCAGCCGTCGGCCCAGGCCGTCTATGGCTCGCGCGCCGTGGCGGTGAACAACTACGGCACCTATTCCTGCCGCCGGATCTACGGCTCCACCGACGTGGCCGACAGACCCAGCGAACACGCCCGCGCCAATGCGCTGGACGTGGCCTCCGTCACCCTGGCGGATGGGCGAACCGTGTCGGTCGAGGCCGACTGGAGCGGCGAGGGACCCCAGGGAGCGGCGGGTTCGGTGTTCCTGAAGCGGCTGCGCGACGGGGCCTGTCGGGTGTTCTCGACGGTGCTGACACCCGACTACAACGCGGCGCATAGAGACCACCTGCATCTGGATGGCGCGCCCCGGTCGCTTTGTGTCTCGGGCACCCGCATTGCGGGTTCGCCTGTGGGATGA
- a CDS encoding cold-shock protein, with translation MATGTVKWFNPTKGFGFIQPDSGGADVFVHITAVQKAGLTGLDENAKVEYELESQRGKTSAIDLKVL, from the coding sequence ATGGCGACCGGTACGGTCAAGTGGTTCAACCCCACGAAGGGCTTCGGCTTCATCCAGCCCGACAGCGGCGGTGCCGATGTGTTCGTTCACATCACCGCCGTTCAGAAGGCTGGCCTGACGGGCCTCGATGAGAACGCCAAGGTCGAGTACGAGCTGGAATCCCAGCGCGGCAAGACCTCCGCGATCGATCTGAAGGTTCTCTGA
- a CDS encoding DMT family transporter → MTPPAPRLIPLLVVLASASILGLAPILVRLTETGPAAAGFWRFAFALPLLALILSRPGGEGVARPSKWMLLAGLFFALDLSFWHYGIVMTSVANATVLCNLTPVVVTLIGWLFFKEKPARLFLLALALAMAGAFAMAAAAKGGQGTNPILGDLLSLTVSFWYAGYFLMVKLARTTAGALWVTFWATLAGLPLMGGVALLLGEDMIPATAAGWAACVAMGLMHVAGQGGVAWALGRLPASITAVTILIQPLVAAGLSWLVFGETLAPIQALGGALVLCAIVLAQWSSRTKTGATPEGVAPA, encoded by the coding sequence ATGACGCCCCCCGCCCCCCGCCTGATTCCCCTGCTGGTCGTCCTCGCCTCCGCCAGCATCCTCGGTCTGGCCCCCATCCTCGTGCGGCTGACGGAAACAGGGCCTGCGGCAGCCGGGTTCTGGCGCTTTGCCTTCGCCCTGCCGTTGCTGGCCCTGATCCTGTCCCGGCCCGGCGGTGAGGGCGTGGCGCGACCGTCGAAATGGATGCTGCTAGCCGGGCTGTTCTTCGCTCTGGATCTCAGCTTCTGGCACTACGGTATCGTCATGACCTCGGTCGCCAATGCCACGGTGCTTTGCAACCTGACGCCCGTCGTCGTCACCCTGATCGGCTGGTTGTTTTTCAAGGAGAAGCCCGCCCGCCTGTTTCTCCTGGCGCTCGCCCTCGCCATGGCGGGTGCGTTTGCGATGGCGGCGGCGGCGAAGGGCGGTCAGGGCACCAACCCGATCCTCGGCGACCTGCTCTCGCTGACGGTATCGTTCTGGTACGCGGGCTATTTCCTGATGGTGAAGCTGGCGCGGACCACCGCGGGCGCGCTGTGGGTCACCTTCTGGGCGACGCTGGCCGGGCTGCCGCTGATGGGCGGTGTGGCCCTGTTGCTGGGCGAGGACATGATCCCGGCGACGGCGGCGGGCTGGGCCGCCTGCGTCGCCATGGGGCTGATGCATGTGGCGGGACAGGGGGGTGTGGCCTGGGCGCTCGGCCGGCTGCCCGCCTCGATCACGGCGGTGACCATCCTGATCCAGCCTCTCGTGGCCGCAGGCCTGAGCTGGCTCGTCTTCGGCGAGACCCTCGCCCCGATCCAGGCGCTGGGCGGAGCCCTCGTGCTGTGCGCGATCGTCCTGGCGCAATGGTCGTCCAGAACGAAAACGGGCGCGACCCCCGAAGGTGTCGCGCCCGCCTGA
- a CDS encoding HAD family hydrolase, producing MKPAILMVDVDGVVVRPANPLGWSAEIERDLGIPAAALQSRFFQVHWADVIHGRAGLRERLAGVLAEIAPHVSCETLIRYWFHGDAELDANLLTQIATVRATGVAVHLATVQEHERAAWLWNDLGLRDHFDDMHYAADLGASKPSQAFYAAVEQRVGRRGSAIAFVDDSERNVQAARERGWQAALWTSGASLPTLLPALMHPSGEVV from the coding sequence ATGAAACCTGCGATCTTGATGGTGGATGTGGATGGCGTCGTTGTTCGCCCCGCCAATCCCTTGGGCTGGTCGGCGGAAATCGAACGCGATCTCGGGATCCCCGCCGCCGCGCTTCAGTCACGCTTTTTCCAGGTCCATTGGGCCGACGTCATCCATGGCCGCGCCGGACTTCGCGAGAGGCTGGCCGGCGTGCTGGCAGAGATCGCTCCACACGTCAGTTGCGAGACGTTGATCCGATACTGGTTCCACGGGGACGCGGAACTCGATGCGAACCTGCTGACACAGATTGCGACAGTCCGCGCGACGGGCGTCGCGGTGCACCTGGCGACCGTGCAGGAGCACGAGCGCGCGGCCTGGCTCTGGAATGATCTGGGCCTTCGCGATCATTTCGACGACATGCATTACGCTGCGGACCTGGGCGCATCGAAACCGTCTCAAGCGTTCTACGCCGCCGTGGAACAGAGGGTCGGGCGGCGGGGCTCGGCCATCGCCTTCGTCGATGACAGCGAAAGGAACGTGCAGGCCGCGCGTGAAAGAGGCTGGCAAGCCGCGCTCTGGACCTCGGGCGCTTCACTTCCGACGCTGCTTCCTGCGCTGATGCATCCCAGTGGCGAGGTCGTCTGA
- the gluQRS gene encoding tRNA glutamyl-Q(34) synthetase GluQRS, translating into MSFVTRFAPSPTGLLHRGHAYSALTAWTSAREAGGRFLLRIEDTDFTRCRAEYETALLEDLAWLGLDWEGPVRRQSDHRAAYDAALERLRDQGVLYRCFRTRKELMALAGVAPHADDPADAQAFAGGPLDPAEETERLGAGQPFAWRLSLAAARERLGGFGALTWVEETADPGIRTARPEALGDMVLGRKDIGAGYVIASVVDDALHGVTHVVRGEDLIPATGVQRVLQALLDLPTPIYRHHPLLLGPDGKRYAKRDGSVTIMALREAGVTPDELRAELGFA; encoded by the coding sequence ATGAGCTTCGTCACCCGTTTCGCCCCCTCTCCCACCGGGCTTCTGCATCGGGGCCATGCCTACTCCGCCCTGACGGCCTGGACCTCCGCGCGTGAGGCAGGCGGGCGCTTCCTGCTGCGGATCGAGGATACCGACTTCACCCGCTGCCGGGCGGAGTACGAGACTGCCCTGCTCGAGGATCTGGCCTGGCTGGGACTGGACTGGGAGGGACCGGTCCGGCGCCAGTCCGACCACCGCGCGGCCTATGACGCGGCTCTGGAGCGTCTGCGCGATCAGGGGGTGCTCTATCGCTGCTTCCGGACGCGCAAGGAACTGATGGCCCTCGCCGGGGTGGCTCCCCATGCCGACGACCCGGCCGACGCCCAGGCCTTTGCCGGCGGCCCGCTCGATCCGGCCGAAGAGACCGAACGGCTGGGGGCCGGTCAGCCCTTCGCCTGGCGATTGTCGCTGGCGGCGGCGCGTGAGCGGCTGGGTGGATTCGGCGCCCTGACCTGGGTCGAGGAAACCGCCGATCCCGGGATCAGGACCGCGCGCCCCGAGGCGCTGGGCGACATGGTTCTGGGCCGCAAGGATATCGGCGCGGGCTATGTGATCGCTTCGGTCGTCGACGATGCGCTTCACGGCGTGACCCATGTCGTGCGGGGCGAGGACCTGATTCCGGCGACCGGGGTCCAGCGCGTGCTCCAGGCCCTGCTGGACCTGCCCACCCCGATCTACCGGCATCACCCCCTGCTGCTGGGCCCGGACGGCAAGCGCTACGCCAAGCGGGACGGATCGGTGACGATCATGGCGCTGCGCGAAGCCGGGGTGACGCCTGACGAGCTGAGGGCGGAGCTGGGGTTCGCGTGA
- a CDS encoding DNA-3-methyladenine glycosylase family protein yields the protein MAGRYRSTAALVDKDLMPLTPEDLAAARETLARLDPALARAHAQTPPFEWRVRQGGFVGLFRMIVEQQVSVASAASVWARLQAGLGEITPAGLLAHDLDSLRGMGLSRQKATYGQGMARAQIEGTIDLEHLATLDDAAAIEALVRLKGVGLWTAEAYLLLCEGRTDVFPGGDVALQEAIKWADGTETRPDTKGAYARAEIWRPWRGVATHLLWAWYTGVKKGEIVLGDPA from the coding sequence ATGGCCGGACGCTACCGCTCCACGGCCGCGCTTGTCGACAAGGACCTCATGCCCCTCACGCCCGAAGACCTGGCTGCCGCGCGCGAGACCCTGGCCCGGCTCGACCCGGCCCTGGCCCGCGCCCATGCCCAGACGCCGCCGTTCGAATGGCGGGTGCGCCAGGGCGGCTTCGTCGGCCTGTTCCGCATGATCGTGGAGCAGCAGGTGTCGGTGGCCTCCGCGGCCTCGGTCTGGGCGCGGTTGCAGGCCGGGTTGGGTGAGATCACGCCCGCCGGCCTTCTGGCCCACGATCTGGACAGTCTGCGGGGCATGGGCCTGTCGCGGCAGAAGGCGACCTACGGGCAGGGCATGGCGCGGGCGCAGATCGAGGGCACCATCGATCTTGAGCATCTGGCGACGCTGGACGACGCGGCGGCGATCGAGGCCCTGGTCAGACTCAAGGGCGTCGGCCTTTGGACGGCAGAGGCCTATCTCTTGCTGTGCGAGGGTCGGACGGACGTCTTCCCCGGCGGGGACGTGGCGCTGCAGGAGGCGATCAAATGGGCGGACGGCACCGAGACCCGACCGGACACCAAAGGGGCCTATGCCCGGGCCGAGATCTGGCGCCCCTGGCGCGGGGTGGCCACCCATCTGCTCTGGGCCTGGTACACCGGCGTGAAGAAGGGCGAGATCGTGCTGGGTGATCCCGCATGA
- a CDS encoding trimeric intracellular cation channel family protein produces the protein MSALVDPALLSPALAHPETVLGALDFAGVAVFAATGALAAAREKHDLVTFGFFAAITGVGGGTLRDLLIDAPVFWVQDWRYIAVCLTSAAVVWMIGAGAWRFRALLWLDAVGLGAYGVLGAAKAEAFGVPPLICIVMGALTACFGGIVRDLLAGQPSILLRREITVSAALLAATVYVVARYAGLDQWPAAAIAAPAGFLLRGGALLWGWSLPAFPGGLVRKG, from the coding sequence ATGAGCGCCCTCGTCGATCCGGCCCTGCTGTCGCCCGCCCTGGCGCACCCGGAAACCGTGCTGGGCGCGCTGGATTTCGCGGGCGTGGCGGTGTTCGCGGCGACGGGAGCCCTGGCGGCCGCGCGCGAGAAGCATGACCTGGTCACCTTCGGCTTCTTCGCCGCGATCACGGGGGTCGGCGGCGGGACGCTGCGGGACCTGCTGATCGATGCCCCGGTGTTCTGGGTGCAGGACTGGCGCTACATCGCCGTCTGCCTGACCAGCGCGGCGGTGGTCTGGATGATCGGCGCTGGGGCGTGGCGGTTCCGGGCGCTGCTGTGGCTGGATGCGGTCGGGCTGGGGGCCTATGGCGTGCTGGGCGCGGCCAAGGCCGAGGCCTTCGGCGTGCCGCCCCTGATCTGTATCGTCATGGGGGCGCTGACGGCCTGTTTCGGCGGCATCGTGCGCGATCTGCTGGCCGGCCAGCCCTCCATCCTGCTGCGCCGGGAGATCACGGTCTCGGCGGCCCTGCTGGCGGCCACCGTCTATGTCGTCGCGCGGTATGCGGGGCTGGACCAGTGGCCCGCCGCCGCCATCGCGGCCCCCGCGGGGTTCCTTCTGCGGGGCGGGGCGTTGCTCTGGGGCTGGAGCCTGCCGGCCTTTCCCGGTGGTCTTGTCCGGAAGGGCTAG
- a CDS encoding HNH endonuclease: MQVLHKPPSGFPALVLNADFRPLSYYPLSLWPWEEAVKAVYQDRVDVVSVYDKVVRSPSMEMAIPSVIALKSYVDQNRSPAFTRFNVFLRDGFTCQYCGDTAELTFDHVIPRSRGGRTTWENIVAACSPCNLKKGGRTPQQAHMPVRRAPHRPNAYQLQDAGRRFPPHYLHRSWLDYLYWDIELEP; the protein is encoded by the coding sequence ATGCAGGTGCTCCACAAGCCGCCTTCCGGCTTTCCAGCCCTTGTGCTGAACGCCGACTTTCGCCCGCTGTCCTATTATCCGCTGTCGCTCTGGCCGTGGGAGGAGGCGGTGAAGGCGGTCTATCAGGACCGCGTCGACGTGGTGTCCGTCTACGACAAGGTCGTACGCAGCCCGTCGATGGAGATGGCGATCCCCAGCGTGATCGCGCTGAAATCCTATGTCGACCAGAACCGCAGTCCCGCCTTCACCCGCTTCAACGTCTTCCTGCGCGACGGCTTCACCTGCCAGTACTGCGGCGACACCGCCGAACTGACGTTCGACCACGTCATCCCGCGCAGCCGCGGCGGACGCACGACCTGGGAAAACATCGTCGCGGCCTGTTCGCCCTGCAATCTGAAGAAGGGCGGACGGACGCCGCAGCAGGCCCACATGCCGGTTCGCCGCGCGCCGCATCGGCCCAATGCCTACCAGCTTCAGGACGCCGGCCGACGGTTCCCGCCGCATTATCTCCACCGCAGCTGGCTGGATTACCTGTACTGGGACATCGAGCTCGAGCCCTAG
- a CDS encoding fimbrial biogenesis outer membrane usher protein, with translation MTQQILETPRHRATFRHWLSSAASLALLANLLPLEAWAAIPRQDDVSIPGPVNASDAPIRTAPPVLSGADSDLTQAAQVQAAAPPGFEDLDGPIETLFDVFYQSRRIGAFNGRLENGQIVLIDAAGLSTQIPGADPALVADLLARPLASNENLRCLPNETLACGVLPSGVSGVIVNPDTFRVDLFLGREYLSAGEPSGRRLGMPISGPSLIQNFSGTISADESGGSRLRYGFGLDTLGSIGRTSAVSRIFANEDRGMQLEEGYLQQYRDNVRLAGGVLQTQNSLTLTNLRFFGAEVSSFNGGQLDQDQFAATPIDVVLPRASRVEIYRNGALVSAAQYSGGLQLIDTSRLPGGSYPIRIVVRDASGVTLDEVRTFTRAADLPPPGRTIFSLRAGVRAADNFNSLLAVDERRPFLPDSTGEAIFSASASRRVGRAAGVTLGFTSVDGEFYPEAALQIYRGQIRAAAGAALGPEGQYSAILGTSFQFRAITGSVSLRSVKAIPLDLTTLTRSQRYRPFLQSENSVYASLQAPFAGGSLGGRIGVSDTELSGDRYTYAVNYSRPVIATRLGTGFMTVDAVASDIENRIGIRFTFLRGMGPRASATTSLGGEYISSRTPSGDERDGLYPVAVAGYSRSAQFREAELTGSASAGISNGDVGLQLSGTAASRVGDADVYVGVSRSRLTDETDTFFTSNVRTGFLYGGGVLQLGSHGIGDAAVLVDLEDTVDQGDSDGRFRVVIDDLPYQTIRVNQRAAIALPAFTRPRIGLVPEAAPPFDIDLTPREVPLYPGNVVRLEWSATRVVTVYGRLVDSAGFPVPGARIESGADVTVTSEDGYFSITGPGGAPLTATLAGRTSCGTIATIALPENRSKRGVVALGTLTCSVPPL, from the coding sequence ATGACCCAACAGATTTTGGAAACGCCGCGCCACCGCGCAACGTTTCGCCATTGGCTGTCATCGGCAGCCAGCCTTGCCCTGCTGGCCAATCTTCTGCCGCTTGAGGCATGGGCCGCGATCCCGCGACAGGATGATGTGTCGATCCCTGGACCGGTGAATGCATCGGACGCTCCGATCCGCACCGCCCCCCCTGTTCTGTCCGGTGCAGACTCGGATCTGACCCAGGCCGCCCAGGTTCAGGCCGCGGCACCGCCGGGGTTCGAAGATCTGGACGGCCCCATCGAGACCCTGTTCGACGTCTTCTATCAAAGCCGCCGCATCGGTGCCTTCAACGGCCGCCTCGAGAACGGCCAGATCGTCCTGATCGATGCGGCCGGCCTGTCCACCCAGATCCCGGGGGCGGACCCGGCCCTTGTCGCGGATCTTCTGGCCAGGCCGCTCGCCTCGAACGAGAACCTGCGCTGCCTTCCCAACGAGACACTCGCCTGCGGCGTTCTTCCGAGCGGCGTCAGCGGCGTGATCGTCAATCCTGATACCTTTCGCGTCGACCTCTTCCTCGGCCGAGAATACCTGAGCGCAGGGGAACCGAGCGGCCGACGGCTGGGCATGCCGATTTCAGGACCCTCGCTGATCCAGAATTTCAGCGGGACGATCTCCGCCGACGAGTCCGGCGGTTCCCGTCTTCGCTACGGCTTTGGTCTGGACACGCTGGGGAGTATCGGACGCACGTCTGCCGTCAGTCGCATCTTCGCCAACGAAGATCGCGGCATGCAGCTGGAAGAAGGCTACCTCCAGCAGTATCGGGACAACGTGCGTCTGGCAGGCGGTGTGTTGCAGACCCAGAATTCGCTGACCCTGACGAACCTGCGGTTCTTCGGTGCGGAGGTCTCGTCGTTCAACGGCGGACAGCTCGATCAGGATCAGTTCGCGGCCACGCCGATCGACGTCGTTCTGCCGCGGGCCAGCCGCGTGGAAATCTACCGGAACGGAGCGCTGGTCTCAGCCGCTCAGTACAGTGGCGGCCTTCAGTTGATCGATACCAGCCGCCTGCCGGGTGGCAGCTATCCGATACGGATTGTCGTGCGCGACGCCAGCGGCGTCACGCTGGACGAAGTCCGGACCTTCACGCGAGCCGCAGACCTTCCGCCTCCAGGTCGCACGATTTTCAGCCTTCGCGCCGGAGTGCGGGCGGCGGACAACTTCAACAGCCTGCTCGCCGTCGACGAGCGGCGCCCCTTCCTGCCCGACAGCACGGGTGAAGCCATCTTCAGCGCCAGCGCCAGCCGGCGCGTCGGGCGGGCGGCAGGCGTGACCCTCGGCTTCACCTCCGTCGACGGCGAGTTCTATCCCGAAGCGGCCCTGCAGATTTATCGCGGCCAGATCCGCGCCGCTGCCGGCGCTGCCCTGGGACCAGAGGGCCAGTACTCGGCGATCCTGGGCACGAGTTTCCAGTTCAGAGCCATCACCGGATCTGTCAGTCTCCGGTCGGTCAAGGCGATCCCGCTCGATCTGACGACTCTCACTCGCTCGCAGCGCTACCGACCCTTCCTGCAATCCGAGAACAGCGTCTACGCGAGTTTGCAGGCACCGTTCGCGGGGGGGTCTCTCGGCGGACGGATTGGCGTCTCCGACACCGAACTGTCTGGCGATCGATACACCTACGCGGTGAACTATAGCCGGCCGGTCATTGCCACCCGTCTAGGCACCGGCTTCATGACCGTGGACGCCGTCGCGTCCGACATCGAAAACCGCATCGGCATCCGCTTCACCTTCCTGCGCGGAATGGGCCCGCGGGCGTCGGCCACGACCAGCCTGGGTGGCGAGTACATCTCGTCCCGCACACCCAGCGGTGACGAGCGCGATGGCCTCTATCCGGTCGCAGTGGCGGGCTACAGTCGTTCGGCGCAGTTCCGGGAGGCTGAACTGACCGGATCGGCCAGCGCCGGCATTTCCAACGGCGATGTGGGGCTGCAGCTCTCCGGGACCGCCGCCTCCCGCGTAGGCGACGCGGACGTCTATGTGGGCGTCAGTCGTTCCCGCCTGACGGACGAAACGGACACCTTCTTCACCAGTAATGTTCGGACCGGCTTCCTGTACGGCGGAGGTGTTCTTCAGCTGGGCTCGCACGGTATCGGCGACGCGGCGGTCCTGGTGGACCTGGAAGACACCGTGGATCAAGGCGACAGCGACGGCCGTTTCCGGGTGGTCATCGACGATCTGCCCTATCAGACCATCCGTGTGAACCAGCGTGCGGCGATCGCCCTGCCGGCCTTCACGCGACCGCGCATTGGCCTGGTGCCAGAGGCGGCCCCACCCTTCGATATCGACCTGACGCCGCGTGAAGTCCCGCTCTATCCCGGCAACGTCGTGCGACTGGAATGGAGCGCGACGCGCGTCGTGACCGTCTATGGGCGCCTGGTCGACAGCGCCGGCTTCCCGGTTCCGGGTGCGCGTATCGAAAGCGGCGCCGACGTTACGGTGACCAGCGAGGACGGCTATTTCTCGATCACCGGACCGGGAGGCGCGCCGCTGACGGCGACACTCGCAGGAAGAACGTCCTGCGGCACGATCGCGACGATCGCCCTGCCTGAGAACCGATCAAAACGCGGTGTCGTGGCGCTGGGAACCCTGACCTGTTCGGTTCCGCCGCTCTGA
- a CDS encoding response regulator, whose product MVSPAPSPAPVRINLRSLKALCVDANPMGLDILSQTLLGFGVDRIFRAPNVEEAKAILKKDTIDMILCDAQLGEESGPDFVRWLRTSRLDPNCHAPIFVITGHAIEPEVVNARDCGSNFIITKPLSPAILMQRILWVAGADRPFIESDHYTGPDRRFKFEGVPTELAAGRRKSDGSSTLGEPTGANMSQEELDGMVKPQRLSL is encoded by the coding sequence ATGGTGAGCCCCGCGCCATCACCCGCGCCGGTCCGGATCAACCTGCGGTCGCTGAAGGCGCTGTGCGTTGATGCGAACCCCATGGGGCTGGACATCCTCAGTCAGACCCTGCTCGGCTTCGGCGTGGACCGCATCTTTCGCGCGCCCAATGTCGAGGAAGCCAAGGCGATCCTGAAAAAAGATACGATCGACATGATCCTGTGCGATGCGCAGCTGGGCGAGGAGAGCGGACCCGACTTCGTGCGCTGGCTGAGGACGTCCCGGCTGGATCCGAACTGCCACGCGCCGATCTTCGTCATCACCGGTCACGCCATCGAGCCGGAGGTGGTCAACGCCCGCGATTGCGGATCGAATTTTATCATCACCAAACCCCTTTCGCCGGCGATCCTGATGCAGCGCATCCTCTGGGTCGCGGGCGCGGACCGGCCCTTCATCGAGTCGGACCACTACACGGGCCCGGACAGACGCTTCAAATTCGAGGGTGTGCCGACCGAACTGGCGGCGGGACGCCGCAAGAGCGACGGAAGCAGTACACTGGGCGAGCCCACCGGTGCGAACATGAGCCAGGAAGAACTCGACGGCATGGTCAAACCGCAGAGGCTGTCGCTATGA
- a CDS encoding chemotaxis protein CheD — translation MTSDLQPIQERRVHVGQGSHQVSGDRSVVFSTILGSCVAACIRDPVAGIGGMNHFLLPEAPGGGAGDRRYGAQAMELLINGLLALGARRDRLEAKVFGGARMTTSFNDIGGKNAEFVRRFLHEDGIPIISQSLGGTLARRIHFTPSTGAAAQHLVQDAAVIARERVVVTAPARDTGAVELFD, via the coding sequence ATGACGTCCGACCTGCAGCCCATCCAGGAACGGCGTGTTCACGTCGGCCAGGGCTCGCACCAGGTGAGCGGTGATCGATCCGTCGTCTTCTCGACGATCCTCGGATCCTGCGTCGCCGCGTGCATCCGGGACCCGGTGGCCGGCATCGGCGGCATGAACCACTTCCTGTTGCCCGAGGCACCGGGAGGGGGCGCAGGAGATCGCCGCTACGGGGCCCAGGCGATGGAGCTGCTGATCAACGGCCTGCTGGCGCTCGGCGCGCGGCGCGATCGGCTCGAAGCCAAGGTCTTCGGTGGCGCACGCATGACGACGAGCTTCAACGACATCGGCGGCAAGAACGCCGAGTTCGTTCGTCGCTTCCTGCACGAGGACGGCATCCCGATCATCAGCCAGAGCCTGGGTGGGACGCTGGCGCGACGGATCCACTTCACGCCTTCGACCGGCGCGGCGGCCCAGCACCTGGTGCAGGACGCTGCCGTGATCGCTCGCGAACGCGTCGTGGTCACCGCACCCGCCCGGGACACGGGCGCGGTCGAACTTTTTGATTGA
- a CDS encoding response regulator — protein sequence MPAASSLRVLVVDDQQTIRSLVRIGLKEIGITDVEDAVDGEDGLRALLTHKSNLVISDYNMPKLDGLNFLRAVRATPALKNTGFIMLTGRADTDLVQRAQQFGVNNYLVKPFTVTTLRQKIEAVYGVLT from the coding sequence ATGCCTGCCGCCTCAAGCCTTCGTGTCCTGGTCGTCGACGACCAGCAGACGATCCGGTCTCTGGTCCGCATCGGCCTCAAGGAGATCGGGATCACCGATGTCGAGGACGCCGTCGACGGCGAGGACGGCCTGCGCGCCCTGCTCACCCACAAGAGCAATCTGGTCATCTCGGACTACAACATGCCCAAGCTGGACGGGCTGAACTTCCTGCGCGCGGTCCGCGCCACGCCGGCCCTGAAGAATACCGGCTTCATCATGCTGACCGGCCGGGCCGACACCGATCTGGTGCAGCGGGCCCAGCAGTTCGGCGTCAACAACTACCTCGTGAAGCCCTTCACCGTGACGACCCTGCGGCAGAAGATCGAGGCGGTCTACGGGGTGCTCACCTGA